GCCTGGGGTGCAGCCAGGCCCAGAGACAGCCCCTGGGATTTGGGGGAGGGCAGCCGCCTGCTTTCCAATGCACAAAGTCTGCAGCCCCCCACTCAGTCACACAAGCCTTGcggaggggacagggctgggctgtgggacAACCTCATGGCCAAGGGCTCAGAAGCCAGGCTGTAACTCTGCAGGAGCTAACCGGGGCACCAGCATGCAGAAGGACAGGTGGATCCTGTCCCTGCACCcatctgtgagctgagctgcaGCTCGGAGCCTGCTGCCTTCATCAGAGCCACCCCCAAGCTCAACAATTCACTACAGATAAAGGCTGAGACTCAGTCCCACAGCCACCAGGAGTCGACGGCATGTCATTCCCCTTTGCCAGAAACATAAATACATCAACTTTAGATTTGAAGCAGCCCAGGGACAGCCTCCCCACTGCCTTCCCTGTGCTGACTCTGCAGTAATCTGCCTAGGAGTTTATCACGGGGCTTATCTTGCTGGAGAAAGAGTGTCTGAGGCACACAACCCATCAGTCTGCACTCAGTCATCACTCAACGAACTCAGAAGGTCAGAGACAATTTGTGATGTTGGGGTTTATTTGTAACGGGCGACTGTGAGGATGCCCTTACACAGAGATCCTGGGGGAGATAGGGAGTCAAGCAAGCACGTAAAGGAACATAAAGGTCCATAGGAACCTTGTAGTGctccagcagtgctggctgaggTGTGTTTAGCCAGGAGAGGGGCTGGATTTTGCTGCTTCACTCCTCTACGCTGACGAGGCGAAGCCGATGCGGTTGTTACCCATGTCAAAGACGGTGTAATACTCCTTGAGGAAAACGTCACCCAAGATCCAGAGCGGCTGCCCGTTCTGGGAAGGCAGGTAGGTGACCTCAACCCCGACAGTGCAGTAGCCGTTGCTCTGTAAGGGGGGGAATAACGGGGAGTCAGAGCCTCAAACAAGCACCAGGACGCTGccagctgggcaggcagggggaTCTGCCCGCACAGGTACGGAGAGCATCACTGCTTGTCGAGAAGCACCAGGTCCTTTCCTGGCCCTCAAGGACTCAGCAGGGTGAAGTTGCTCAGCTAATACATACGTTCATGATGTAGGCGGAGGGGGGCAGTGGGAGCTCAGCTCCATTGATGACAAAGGTGATGGTGGGCAAGTTCTGGACCTCACTGCAGTCAACTGCATACTgtggagagagggggagggggaggttaTGGCTGGAACAGCACCTGCTGCGAGAGGAGAGATACCCCCATATGCGGAGGAACAAACACTTGACCCCCTGGCAGTGCCACATCACCTCGTCCTTCCCTGACACGCTGCAGTTCCACGTTCTGTAGGTGCCACGTGAGTTTAGTGGGACCTGGTCAAGCCCACGGTTTCTGGCTCACTTGCAAGCCCCCCCCTGCcactccacacacccccccaaaagcATCCTCTGCACTTACACCATAGCTGGTCTGCTGGGCACCCAGGGCCTGAAGGAAGCTGCCTAAATACTCCTGGGGCACCGTCAGCAGGAACGTCCCCGTGTCCACGATGgcctggcagccctggctgcaccAGCCGGTCACTGTCTGTCCGATAGCAAACCTGGGAGGAGAATAGGAAGAAGGGTGTCACTTTAAGCACCTACTGTCAACTAAACCTGTCCGGGGTGCTCTGAAACACAATGCCTAACGCCTGCCTCGAGCCCACGCCTGCTGCAATAGCTGTAGCTTCATCTAGAGGACACCTGTACCACCCTCCTTACGTGAGCTGCCCGGGTGGATCGTGCCCCTCAGGTACAAACACAACTCACTCATTAATGGCGACCTGCCAGTAAAGCTCCTGGGTCACCGGTGCCCACACAATGTCCCCAACGTAGAGCTGAGAGTCAACCCCTCCGAGAATGAGTTCTCCTCCATATTCGTAGGTGGGTTGGCTGCAAAAACACAAGAGTTAGAGCAGCAGAGATTGGTAAATCGGTGAGATATGCATGAGCTAGCAAGGGACAGATTCACAAGGAACCtgcacagggacaggcagagggatGCTGGTGCACATAGGATGTGCGGAGAGCCCCGGCAGATTTTTACCGGGAGAAGTAGAAGCTGAAGATGGGCTCGGTGAGCTGGTTCTGCTGTAGCATGCCCTGCAGTGCAGTGGGCGTCCCTCCCACCGCCAGCGAGGGGTAGGCCATTCCCATGATCCCATCAAAATCGGCATAGTAGAAAGGCTGGGTTGGCTCGTTCTCACTGAGCCCAAACTCCTGGTTTGTGACCACGATGCTCTGGATCTGGAGGGAAAGGGGATGCCAGGTCAGCCTGCGTGCTTAGACAAACCCAAGCAGCCATTGGATGGGGTGAGTGATGCTCTGAAAGCCCGAAGAGCACACTGCAAGGTCATAGCTGGTAAAAACATCACCAGCCAGCTGGGAAAATTAGCAGGAATTAggttaaaataaagtaaaaaccCAGCTGGGTGACTGATGGTGGCAATAACCACTTTATATTGGTTCTGCTCGTGTCAGGCCCTGGTTTGCTCAAGTCTTGGCTACACAAGACATGAGATCTGCCCTTAGGCTGTACCCCAGGCTCCTTCCATCAGGGCACCCAGCCGGTGCCTGGGGACACAGCACCCAGGAAGACAAGGACAGTGCAGGGGGCACTCACTGTCAGCGTGTCATAGCCCAGCACCACCGTGAGCGCGCCGCTGCCGTAGGAGAGGGTGTAGGTCTGGCCGTTGGAGGTGAAGGTGGAGGACTCGCTGGGATCAAACTTCGTGTGATTGACTGCATGAGAGAGAAGAGGACAAAGCCTCTGGGCACGCGCTCGCCTGGCTGCGGTGGGATTTCACCGTCGGTCGCTCTGCTGGGATAACGCCTGGGAAAGCGGCTTCCCCGCAGGGACCAAGCCCTCAAGAGCAGAACGGGCTGTTCCTCTGCTTTGTGGATATCTCTAAGGCATTTTGCATCCCAGTTTTGCCTGCAGCCCTCTCCAGGGACCAGCCACTGTGATCACAACCACATCAGCCGCCCAGCGAGAGCAAAGCCAGCAGCAGTTAAATCCCCATCGCCCTCCCGCCGGCAGCGAGTTACATCGGACGAGCTCTGCCAGGGAGCGGGACTTCAGCTCCACCATTCACAGCTTTGCTCTTCCCTCTGCCCAGCCACGAAAGGTCAGGCACAACCACTGCGATT
This window of the Athene noctua chromosome 23, bAthNoc1.hap1.1, whole genome shotgun sequence genome carries:
- the LOC141969705 gene encoding pepsin B-like — protein: MKWLVLALMCLQLSEGLVRIKLKKASSIREKMREAGVLDEYLKKIRYDPVKKYRFSDDYVVSEPMTNHLDSSYFGEISIGTPPQNFLVLFDTGSSNLWVPSTYCQTPACLNHTKFDPSESSTFTSNGQTYTLSYGSGALTVVLGYDTLTIQSIVVTNQEFGLSENEPTQPFYYADFDGIMGMAYPSLAVGGTPTALQGMLQQNQLTEPIFSFYFSRQPTYEYGGELILGGVDSQLYVGDIVWAPVTQELYWQVAINEFAIGQTVTGWCSQGCQAIVDTGTFLLTVPQEYLGSFLQALGAQQTSYGQYAVDCSEVQNLPTITFVINGAELPLPPSAYIMNSNGYCTVGVEVTYLPSQNGQPLWILGDVFLKEYYTVFDMGNNRIGFASSA